CACCTCTCATTATCTTTGATGATGCTGATATTGACAAAGCTGCTGACCTTGCTCTCTTGGGCATCCTATTTAACAAGGTCAACAACATACATTTGCTTTCAATTAAGAATTACAAAAATGTTATGCGAATACTAAAAATCAGTGatcaaattagttattatagagttgtgtataaatatacgtgtaatttttatttttttatatatatattttatatttcaatgtatattttatattatgattcattttaatagttgattttGATGTATACTTAGCATAGTCATGAGAATTATATCTCTGCCTATAATTCTTTTATCTGTTTCTTACCGCGTGTCACACACCATCAGGGAGAAGTCTGTGTTGCAAGTTCGCGTGTGTTTGTTCAGGAAGGTATCTAcaatgaatttgaaaagaagCTAGTAGAGAAGGCAAAAGCATGGGTTGTTGGGGATCCTTTTGACCCTAAATCTCAGCAAGGACCTCAggtaattaattagttagttaagaCTTGCGATCAATATATACACATTGACACACTAACTCATTATGATTCTTAATTCTCTGGTGGCTAATTATTTTCGATATAATTAATGTAGGTTGACAAGAACCAATTTGAAAAAGTCCTTTCCTACATTGAACATGGAAAGAGACAAGGTGCTACCCTGTTGACTGGGGGTAAAACACTGGGCAACAAGGGCTATTACATTCAACCAACAATTTTTTCTGATGTGAAGGTGAGTAATTCTAAGTCATCAAGAGTTTAAATTAGgtagataattaattattttaacaacTGTGCCGTTTAATTAGGAGGATATGCTTATAGCACAAGATGAAATATTTGGCCCTGTGATGGCACTCAAGAAGTTCAAGTAAGTGAGATAGATAATTCTATCGTTATCATTAAGGAAAAAGTGCAATAAGTATatttgatgatctgaaaaaacaGGACGATTGAGGAAGCAATTAAGAGTGCAAACAACACAAGATATGGGTTAGCAGCGGGGATAGTGACAAAGAACATAGACACAGCAAACACAATGTCACGGTCCATTCGTGCAGGGACTATTTGGATCAATTGCTACTTTGCGTTTGGGGATGATGTTCCTTTTGGAGGGTATAAGATGAGTGGATTTGGAAAAGATTCCGGATTGGATGCACTTCACAAATACCTACAAGTTAAATCTGTTGTCACACCTATTTACGATTCTCCTTGGCTTTGAATATGACATAAACTATATATAAATTCTCCTCCTGCatttatattatgtttaataaGGCAGGAGGATCACATTAGTAGGtaatcaataattcaatatgTTATTTCCTGCTTTCCGAGTTTGCGTATCGCACGGCAATTCTCTTCGTATAAAATATAGTTTCATAAAGTGCCTTTAATCAGATATGTTGTGATATGCTATGAATCCAAAATGATAAAGCGATTCAGAACCCTCTCGCGGGAAACATGTCAGATTACTAAAATCCCATCATATACATTATTAACAGTCTTTTCAACCAAACCACAAATTCATGATTAGTCAATAAtagtttaaatttgataaaagaaataaatgaaataaaGTAGTAGGTGAAAATCGAGAATCGCGCATTATTATATAAAGCTTTAATTTCCAAAATTCCATCCACAAGCAAGCAATAATTGATAAGACCTCTTGTTTCCATCGTACATAACCCCTCAAAACGATCctatattctttttctttctttgcttccAATAATTAAGGAAAACACTCACGCGCGCGCACACAGGGGGCGAGTCCTTACAGTAGAGATGGTTGATAATGGTGTCTCTGATTCCTTATTCAAGATGCCCACTATCAAGTTTACTAAGCTCTTCATCAATGGACAGTTTGTTGATTCCATATCAGGTTCCAtctctatttttcttcctttttattGATCCTTCATTTCATTTTACTACCAGCTTTGTtcctttctccttttttcttttttttgtttttaattttatccctttttcccttagttttctcttttttttgtttttataaaaaataaagagactCGAACTCGTCACTTTTTTAAGTGAATATGAGAAGACTATATCATTTAAGAGATAACTCATTACTTTCTTCGATCTTTTCATTTCATTGTATTTCATCCGATGTATATACATCTTTATGCTTCAttcctttaaaaaaaaacaaagtatTATATGTACCTCAGTTTTAGGAGGTGGCTTCCAAATTAATGATACTTTATTTAATGGGAGTCACTCAGACGCTTagaacgtctttttttaaagacgctttttaatcattaaaatttaacttatataatcaatcaaattgtactattttgtcaaaattagaccAAACAAATCAATTTGACTGAAAAATCGATAAATCAAATCTTGAACCGATCTAAATTAATGttcttttttatagaaaatgactataatattcttattataaaaaattactaaaatatttttattatatatatattaattttgaaaatcttaaattctaattCTATGATGccataaaaagaagagaaatgttagaatttagaattttaaaatatatagtagaaatattttaagtcattttctataataaaagtattatagttatttttataaaaaatattaatttaaatcgaTTCAAGATTTGGTTTATCGATTTTTCGGTCAAATCgatttatttcatttaattttgacaaaaataacacaatttgATCAATTATATAGgttgaatattaattattaaaaaaatatctttaaaaaaaagatgttttaagCATCTTTATGTGAATGACTCCCTTATTTAATTGCAccaacatattatttttttctaatttttttctcctctctataatataatatatttatataaagcacataatatataatcaaCTTGTGTATTAAATTAATAGTAAAGAATTTAAATGACATATTTAAAGATAATCAAAATTTAGCTAGACTTCATTGTCATAAGTAATACAAAATAGATTTAATATTgtcttaaaaaaattctttttatgttattaaatATACGTGtaaaattagttatatttaaattaaaaaataaaattaaaaatttatttttataaaattaataattaaaaattattaaataataatttaataaaatatattaaatcatcTAATATTTCTTAACTAATAGTTCTATATGAAAATAGTTCTTTAcccttaaataataattttgtattttgctATACAAAACAAACAGGGAAGACATTTGAGACAATAGATCCGAGAACAGGAGAGGTAATAGTGAAGATCAGTGAGGGAACCAAAGAAGACATTGATGCTGCTGTTGCAGTGGCGCGTGAGGCATTTGACACAGGTCCATGGCCCCGCATGACCGGAGTTGTACGGACCTTTTTATCCCTCTTCTGTTATTTCTTCTAGAACTAGTGAACTACTACTGTATAGAGAACCAACACGTAATTGTAAATTCGGGTGGTTaacaaaatttgttattttttattaatatttaactaataaatatatttttattttaaattttaaaaataaatattaatttaaagttttaattaatattaataaaaaatattagtgtctaatatttttgaatcaaaaattaaaaatttaatttttatatattatatatgaaataatttttttatattaattatctgaatatttattaaaaaacgtACTTGATTATTGTAGAAATGTGTAAACATTAAGTTTGCTACAATTATGGCTGGAAATGAGTCGAGTTGAGTCGAGTTAGACCAAACTCAAGTTCAGCTCGCGAAAATTAAGTTTAGTTCATAGTTCGACTCATTAACAATCAAACCTATTTCGTAAGCTCAAATTCAACTCAACGAAAGCTCACGAATTGgctcaaataatagaaacataatctataattctatatcaataaattataacttatatatattaaaaaatattagtaaaataaatttaatatattatttatctatcaattaatttgattcatttaatttatgagtttAAATCCAAACTCAAATTCAACATACTAACTCACAGTTCAACTAAATAAACTATTAATGAGTCGAACTTAATTTGCCTCGTAAGCGAACTCCAGCCCCTAGCCACAATTATATAACATCTATTCACAACGTCAGATCAAcgttttttctatattttgccAACCTGGCCACTTTACTTTTGGAGAAAAGCAACTACGCGATTATTAGCTGAACCCAATACAACACGTTTCACTAGCAATTATTAGAATGGCAANNNNNNNNNNNNNNNNNNNNNNNNNNNNNNNNNNNNNCCCCCCcccttttcctttcttctcttctttcctctttttcgctttttaaatattaagagagtaaatgaataaaatataagCATAGGTTTGGGTGTTAATGGTATTGGCTGGTGTGGTAATGAACAGGAAAGAGCAAAAATTATGGTGAAATGGGCAGAGCTTATTGAAGAAAATGGAGAAGAATTAGCGGCATTGGACACCATTGAAGCTGGGTTGCTATACCAATTCACCAAGTTTGAGATTCCCGCAGCAGCGGATATGTTGCGGTACTATGCTGGTGCTGCTGACAAGATTCATGGGAAGGTATTGAAGAGCTCTGGACAGTTCCATGCATACACATTAATGGAACCAATTGGTGTTGTTGGACACATCATCCCTTGGAATGTTCCTCTTATGATGTTCTTCACCAAGGTTGCACCTTCCATTGCTGCTGGCTGCACCATGGTCCTCAAACCCGCTGAACAGACCCCTCTCTCTGCTTTATTTGTTGCTCATCTAGCTAAGCTGGCATGTctatattaattaattcattcattttcttaacTAATTTATTCTTGAGTATATATTCAAATaagttcttaaaaaattttatatttaatgtttttgtcataagaaaattttattatattgagatttttaattttatataagtaAGATATACAAGTCTTTACGTTATATTTTCGATAACTTATCAATATGAAAACGATAAATATGACTAAGATAatgatttatgtattttatttttataaaatttagtaacttgaatataataaaaaaaatttgtgaatGAAAACGTCCTACGACGCTAAATTTCTTAGGACCTATTTGAAAATatactctttattttttgtaagatgataacataaataattatattatttctgcTTTGAATAAATTCAAGGCTGGAGTTCCTGATGGAGTGCTTAATGTAGTACCCGGATTCGGTCCGACTGCTGGTGCTGCAATAAGCTCACACATGGAGATTGAGAAGGTTAGCTTTACCGGTTCAGTTGAAACAGGGCGTGAAGTGATGCATGCGGCAGCTAGTAGCAATTTGAAGACGGTTTCACTTGAATTAGGTGGCAAGTCTCCCCTCATTATTTTTGATGATGCTGATCTTGACAAAGCCGCTGACCTTGCATTCTTCGGCATGTTCTTCAACAAGGCATGTGGAATTGTGCTGTGCTTGCTTTCATTACATCCAATAAACAAGCTaacatttttgtaatttcagggAGAAATATGTGCTGCTGG
The genomic region above belongs to Arachis duranensis cultivar V14167 chromosome 3, aradu.V14167.gnm2.J7QH, whole genome shotgun sequence and contains:
- the LOC107478691 gene encoding aldehyde dehydrogenase family 2 member C4 isoform X2, yielding MPPSERAKILMKWAELIDENVEELAALDTIDAGKLYHMCKAVDIPTASNTLRYYAGAADKIHGEVLKMSGQFHAYTLMEPIGVVGHIIPWNFPTTMFFLKVSPSLAAGCTMVLKPAEQTPLSALFYAHLAKLAGVPDGVLNVVPGFGPTAGAAISSHMDIDKVSFTGSTEVGREIMQAAAKSNLKQVSLELGGKSPLIIFDDADIDKAADLALLGILFNKGEVCVASSRVFVQEGIYNEFEKKLVEKAKAWVVGDPFDPKSQQGPQVDKNQFEKVLSYIEHGKRQGATLLTGGKTLGNKGYYIQPTIFSDVKEDMLIAQDEIFGPVMALKKFKTIEEAIKSANNTRYGLAAGIVTKNIDTANTMSRSIRAGTIWINCYFAFGDDVPFGGYKMSGFGKDSGLDALHKYLQVKSVVTPIYDSPWL
- the LOC107478690 gene encoding aldehyde dehydrogenase family 2 member C4, with the translated sequence MVDNGVSDSLFKMPTIKFTKLFINGQFVDSISGKTFETIDPRTGEVIVKISEGTKEDIDAAVAVAREAFDTGPWPRMTGVERAKIMVKWAELIEENGEELAALDTIEAGLLYQFTKFEIPAAADMLRYYAGAADKIHGKVLKSSGQFHAYTLMEPIGVVGHIIPWNVPLMMFFTKVAPSIAAGCTMVLKPAEQTPLSALFVAHLAKLAGVPDGVLNVVPGFGPTAGAAISSHMEIEKVSFTGSVETGREVMHAAASSNLKTVSLELGGKSPLIIFDDADLDKAADLAFFGMFFNKGEICAAGSRVYVQEGIYDELEKKLVEKAKACVVGDPFDPKTNQGPQADKNQFDKILSYIEHGKKEGATLLTGGKSIGTKGYFIEPTIFSHVKEEMRITQDEIFGPVMTLMKFKTIEEGIKRANNTRYGLAAGIVTKNIDTANTMSRSIRAGIVWINCYSILESDIPFGGYKMSGFGGKDLGLNALHKYLQLKSVVTPIYNSPWH